The following proteins are co-located in the Sciurus carolinensis unplaced genomic scaffold, mSciCar1.2, whole genome shotgun sequence genome:
- the LOC124975400 gene encoding olfactory receptor 7G2-like, translated as MEPTNQTVVSEFLLLGLTSDPALQPFIFSLFLFMYLVTILGNLLIMLAVSSDPHLHTPMYFFLSNLSLADICMGTTTIPKMLVNIQAQDQSIIYTGCLSHVCFVLIFGGLENCVLAVMAYDRYVAIFHPLRYMAIMNPYLCVLLLLVSLLISIAFGLLHILMILQLSFCTTLKIPHFFCDLVQVIDIACSDTLVNNLLIYSVGNIFFGVPLSGIIFSYSQIVSSILRMPSGGGRAKVFSTCRSHLSVVSLFYGIGFGVYLSSSVTDSSIKNAVASVMYSVVPQMLNPFIYSLRNREMKGALRHLITGIPLL; from the coding sequence ATGGAACCGACAAACCAAACAGTTGtttcagaattccttctcctgGGACTCACAAGtgacccagcactgcagcccTTCATCTTCAGCCTGTTCCTGTTCATGTACCTGGTAACcatcctgggaaacctgctcattatgctggctgtcagctctgaccctcacctccacacccccatgtacttcttcctctccaacctatCCTTGGCTGATATCTGTATGGGCACAACCaccatcccaaagatgctggtgaacatccaagCACAGGATCAGAGCATCATTTACACAGGCTGCCTCTCCCACGTCTGCTTTGTCTTGATTTTTGGTGGTTTAGAAAACTGTGTCCTTGCAgtaatggcctatgaccgctatgtggccatttttCACCCCCTGAGGTACATGGCCATCATGAACCCTTACCTCTGTGTCCTGCTGCTTCTAGTCTCCTTGCTCATTAGCATTGCATTTGGTCTACTTCACATTCTGATGATACTgcagctgtccttctgcacaaCCTTAAAGATTCCTCACTTCTTCTGTGATCTTGTTCAAGTCATTGATATTGCCTGTTCTGATACTCTGGTCAATAATCTCCTGATATATTCAGTGGGTAACATATTTTTTGGTGTCCCTCTCTCAgggattattttctcttattctcaaATTGTCTCCTCTATCTTGAGAATGCCATCAGGGGGTGGAAGAGCTAAAGTTTTTTCCACCTGTAGGTCTCACCTCTCAGTTGTGTCCTTATTCTATGGGATAGGTTTTGGAGTTTACCTCAGCTCTTCAGTTACTGACTCTTCCATTAAGAAtgcagtggcttcagtgatgtacaGTGTGGTCCCTCAAATGCTGAACCCTTTTATCTACAGTTTGAGGAACAGGGAAATGAAGGGAGCCCTGAGACATCTCATTACTGGGATACCTTTGCTGTGA